Proteins found in one Rhodobacter capsulatus SB 1003 genomic segment:
- the ffh gene encoding signal recognition particle protein produces the protein MFESLSERLGGVFERLTKQGALTAEDVKVAMREVRTALLEADVSLPVVRDFVKKVETKATGAQVTKSITPGQQVVKIVHDEIVAMLSGEDAADALKIDNPPAPILMVGLQGGGKTTTTAKLARRLKEREKKRVLMASLDIYRPAAMEQLAILGTQIGVDTLPIVPGETAVQIAKRAKTQAAMGGYDVYLLDTAGRLHIDEVLMGEVQQVRDAVSPRETLLVVDGLTGQVAVEVAQEFDDKIGITGVVLTRMDGDGRGGAALSMRATTGKPIRFVGLGEKMDALETFEASRIAGRILGMGDIVALVERAQEVFEKEQAERMMRRFQKGLFNLNDMKSQLEQMQKMGGMQGVMSMMPGMGKMAKQAEEAGFDDRTIRRQIAMINSMTKKERAHPELLQASRKRRVAAGAGVDVADLNKLLKMHRQMADTMKKLGNMKGGMLKQAMAAMQGKFGGLPGKDEMDPAKMEEAAKAMASMKGLPGAMPGLGGLKLPPGLAGLNMGKKK, from the coding sequence ATGTTCGAGTCTCTTTCCGAACGCCTTGGCGGGGTGTTCGAGCGGCTGACGAAACAGGGCGCGCTGACGGCCGAGGACGTCAAGGTGGCGATGCGCGAAGTCCGCACCGCCCTTCTGGAAGCTGACGTCTCGCTGCCCGTGGTGCGGGACTTCGTGAAGAAGGTCGAGACCAAGGCCACCGGCGCGCAGGTGACGAAATCGATCACCCCGGGTCAGCAGGTCGTCAAGATCGTCCATGACGAGATCGTCGCGATGCTGTCGGGCGAGGATGCCGCCGATGCGCTGAAGATCGACAACCCGCCCGCGCCGATCCTGATGGTCGGCCTGCAGGGCGGCGGCAAGACCACCACCACCGCGAAACTCGCCCGCCGCCTGAAGGAACGCGAAAAGAAACGCGTCCTGATGGCGTCCCTCGACATCTACCGCCCGGCCGCGATGGAGCAGCTGGCGATTCTCGGCACGCAGATCGGCGTCGACACGCTGCCGATCGTGCCCGGCGAAACCGCCGTGCAGATCGCCAAACGGGCCAAGACCCAGGCCGCGATGGGCGGCTATGACGTCTATCTGCTCGATACCGCGGGCCGTCTGCACATCGACGAAGTGCTGATGGGCGAGGTGCAGCAGGTCCGCGACGCCGTCTCCCCGCGCGAGACGCTGCTGGTCGTTGACGGTCTGACCGGTCAGGTCGCCGTCGAAGTGGCGCAGGAATTCGACGACAAGATCGGCATCACCGGCGTCGTCCTGACCCGGATGGACGGCGACGGCCGCGGCGGTGCGGCGCTGTCGATGCGCGCCACCACCGGCAAGCCGATCCGCTTCGTCGGTCTGGGCGAAAAGATGGATGCGCTTGAAACCTTTGAGGCGTCGCGGATCGCGGGCCGCATCCTGGGCATGGGCGACATCGTCGCGCTGGTCGAGCGGGCGCAGGAAGTCTTTGAAAAGGAACAGGCCGAGCGCATGATGCGCCGGTTCCAGAAGGGCCTTTTCAACCTCAACGACATGAAATCCCAGCTCGAGCAGATGCAGAAGATGGGCGGCATGCAGGGCGTGATGAGCATGATGCCCGGCATGGGCAAGATGGCGAAACAGGCCGAGGAAGCCGGGTTCGACGATCGCACCATCCGCCGTCAGATCGCGATGATCAATTCGATGACGAAAAAGGAACGCGCGCATCCCGAGCTGTTGCAGGCCAGCCGCAAGCGCCGCGTGGCGGCGGGGGCGGGCGTCGATGTCGCCGATCTGAACAAGCTTTTGAAGATGCACCGGCAGATGGCCGACACGATGAAGAAGCTGGGCAACATGAAGGGCGGCATGCTGAAACAGGCGATGGCCGCGATGCAGGGCAAGTTCGGCGGCCTGCCCGGCAAGGACGAGATGGACCCGGCGAAGATGGAGGAAGCCGCCAAGGCGATGGCCTCGATGAAGGGTCTGCCGGGGGCGATGCCGGGCTTGGGCGGGCTGAAACTGCCGCCGGGCCTTGCCGGTCTGAACATGGGCAAGAAGAAGTAA
- a CDS encoding LysR family transcriptional regulator, producing the protein MRFENWDEIRTAYQVARMGTVSGAAEVLGVHHATVIRHVDALETRLGTKLFQRHPRGYTPTEAGQQLLAVGQATEDQFAQLAARIAGAGEEMRGELIITSLPALAALVMPAMAELMRAHPALVLRYITDPRVFRLEYGEAHVAIRAGARPTEPDNVVSQLGVNRTALYAAPEYIERHGRPKGPNDLAGHRFVGPDSRESRAPFFRWLAGQVPPEAMVFMANEMASQQAAIEAGLGLGFLPVLQGRAIPRLVEVVAPMTDWDSPFWLVTHVDLHRTPKVQAALKALRSAAVRLDPGG; encoded by the coding sequence ATGCGCTTCGAGAACTGGGACGAGATCCGGACCGCCTATCAGGTCGCCCGGATGGGAACGGTGTCAGGGGCTGCGGAGGTTCTGGGGGTGCATCACGCCACCGTCATCCGCCATGTCGATGCGCTTGAAACGCGTCTTGGCACGAAACTGTTTCAACGCCATCCGCGGGGATACACGCCGACCGAGGCGGGGCAGCAGTTGCTGGCCGTCGGTCAGGCGACCGAGGATCAGTTTGCGCAGCTGGCCGCCCGCATCGCCGGGGCAGGCGAGGAAATGCGCGGCGAGCTGATCATCACCTCGCTGCCCGCCTTGGCCGCGCTGGTGATGCCCGCGATGGCCGAGCTGATGCGGGCGCATCCGGCCCTGGTTTTGCGCTACATCACCGATCCGCGGGTGTTCCGGCTGGAATATGGCGAGGCGCATGTGGCGATCCGGGCGGGGGCACGGCCGACCGAGCCCGACAATGTGGTCAGCCAGCTGGGCGTGAACCGCACCGCGCTTTATGCGGCGCCGGAATATATCGAGCGGCACGGGCGACCGAAGGGGCCGAACGATCTGGCCGGGCATCGCTTCGTCGGGCCGGACAGCCGCGAAAGCCGGGCGCCGTTCTTCCGCTGGCTGGCGGGGCAGGTGCCGCCCGAGGCGATGGTGTTCATGGCCAACGAGATGGCCTCGCAGCAGGCGGCGATTGAGGCGGGGCTGGGGCTTGGCTTCCTGCCGGTGCTGCAGGGCCGGGCGATTCCGCGGCTGGTCGAGGTGGTGGCGCCGATGACGGATTGGGACAGCCCGTTCTGGCTGGTGACCCATGTCGATCTGCACCGCACGCCGAAAGTGCAGGCGGCGCTGAAAGCGCTGCGCTCGGCCGCGGTGCGGCTGGACCCGGGGGGCTAA
- a CDS encoding OpgC family protein, protein MADHTHAPLASGARDPRLDFFRGVSLVMIYMNHVPGTLYENFTSRNYGLSDAAEGFVFMSGCAAALAYGPKIKDGLNWPGIRKCWGRAWLLYLVHIFISAWAIAIAAGATLWFGGGEMLKHNAFGPLTETPLAFLVGIATLGHQLGYVNILPMYAVLLLWAPFLIRLGQRKPMGLLAFTVGLWAFAGWYGLDLPNYPFDGGWFFNPFSWQLLFSLGILTGLFLRRGERFVPIWKALMVPAVIWLVFSAFWAQSPELQATFGHVIWTILQYDVPRFLVDFDKTYVSGPRLTHFLALAYILSLPWLVPAIAASRVMKPIRTMGKQGLQVFALGTVLAIFSQAVKTSHPGGFWQDTVLILGGLTVQWAFAAVREYIKPHSTAPETAGV, encoded by the coding sequence ATGGCTGATCACACCCACGCACCGCTTGCCAGCGGCGCCCGCGACCCCCGGCTGGACTTCTTCCGGGGCGTCAGCCTCGTGATGATCTACATGAACCACGTGCCGGGGACGCTCTACGAGAACTTCACCTCGCGCAATTACGGTCTGTCCGACGCGGCCGAGGGCTTCGTCTTCATGTCGGGCTGCGCCGCGGCGCTGGCTTACGGGCCGAAGATCAAGGACGGGCTGAACTGGCCCGGCATCCGCAAATGCTGGGGCCGGGCGTGGTTGCTTTATCTGGTGCATATCTTCATCTCGGCCTGGGCAATCGCGATTGCCGCCGGGGCGACGCTGTGGTTCGGCGGCGGCGAGATGCTGAAACACAACGCTTTCGGCCCGCTGACCGAGACCCCCCTCGCCTTCCTTGTCGGCATCGCGACGCTCGGCCATCAGCTTGGCTATGTGAACATCCTGCCGATGTATGCGGTTCTGCTGCTCTGGGCGCCGTTCCTGATCCGCTTGGGACAGCGAAAACCGATGGGGCTTTTGGCCTTTACCGTCGGGCTTTGGGCCTTCGCGGGCTGGTATGGGCTCGATCTGCCGAATTATCCCTTTGACGGCGGCTGGTTCTTCAACCCGTTCTCCTGGCAGCTTCTGTTTTCGCTGGGCATCCTGACCGGGCTTTTCCTGCGCCGGGGCGAGCGGTTCGTGCCGATCTGGAAGGCGCTGATGGTGCCCGCGGTGATCTGGCTCGTCTTCAGCGCCTTCTGGGCGCAATCGCCGGAGCTGCAGGCGACCTTCGGCCATGTGATCTGGACGATCCTGCAATATGACGTGCCCCGCTTCCTCGTCGATTTCGACAAGACCTATGTGTCCGGGCCGCGGCTGACGCATTTCCTGGCGCTGGCCTATATCCTGTCGCTGCCCTGGCTCGTGCCAGCCATCGCCGCGTCGCGCGTGATGAAGCCGATCCGCACCATGGGCAAGCAGGGGCTGCAGGTCTTTGCGCTGGGGACCGTGCTGGCGATCTTCAGCCAAGCGGTGAAGACCTCGCATCCGGGCGGGTTCTGGCAAGATACCGTGTTGATCCTGGGCGGGCTGACCGTGCAATGGGCCTTTGCCGCCGTGCGCGAATACATCAAGCCGCATTCGACCGCGCCGGAAACGGCGGGGGTCTGA
- the mdoH gene encoding glucans biosynthesis glucosyltransferase MdoH, whose protein sequence is MARSLASRAGLYALRFLAIAFSLIAGIGAFILFLQFGSVDGIDALDVTRAVLILISTQWLALGATVAMIGLPSRARPPKYDPKAPIRGRTVVLVPVYNEDPLVTFARIAAMDASLAATGDAASVHFAVLSDTRNDLIAAREKLIFARLVAERNAVGRFFYRRRELNTGKKAGNIEDFITRSGGAYDYAVILDADSLMEGETILQMIRRMEAEPRLGLLQTLPKVIRARSRFGRAMQFAASFFSPVFARGLAMVQGETGPFWGHNAIVRTRAFAESCGLPALKGKPPFGGHVMSHDYVEAALLARAGWIVRLDDDLGGSYEEGPENIVDHAKRDRRWCQGNLQHSRIIGAPGLRLWSRFVFSQGIMAYIAPLFWVGFILASIAAPLLAPPPDYFPTPYWPIPYFPPSEASKAISLAIGIFGLLFLPKVLIATRMALTGAAKGFGGAALGFASTLSELALSSITAPVLLMYSTRSVLQVVMGRDGGWPTNNRGDGTLSLKDSFAASHWIVTIGLVGLMTTWFFAPGLLLWLLPVGLPMVFSPLILSWSSRPSRSRLMGVPSEYAKPAVVKLHDEVLNRWALDAETEQEQDARQPKKELSAHHG, encoded by the coding sequence ATGGCGCGCTCGCTCGCCTCACGCGCAGGGCTTTACGCCCTGCGTTTTCTTGCCATCGCCTTCAGCCTGATCGCGGGGATTGGCGCCTTCATCCTGTTCCTGCAGTTCGGCTCGGTCGACGGGATCGACGCGCTCGATGTGACGCGGGCGGTCTTGATCCTGATCTCAACGCAATGGCTGGCGCTGGGGGCCACGGTCGCGATGATCGGCCTGCCCAGCCGCGCCCGGCCGCCGAAATACGACCCGAAGGCCCCGATCAGGGGCCGCACCGTCGTTCTGGTCCCGGTCTATAACGAAGATCCGCTGGTGACATTCGCCCGGATCGCCGCGATGGATGCCTCGCTGGCGGCCACGGGCGATGCGGCTTCGGTGCATTTCGCCGTTCTGTCCGACACCCGCAACGATCTGATCGCGGCGCGGGAAAAGCTGATCTTCGCGCGCCTCGTGGCGGAACGCAACGCGGTGGGCCGTTTCTTCTATCGTCGGCGCGAGCTGAACACCGGCAAGAAGGCGGGCAATATCGAGGATTTCATCACCCGTTCGGGCGGCGCCTATGATTACGCCGTGATCCTCGATGCCGACAGTCTGATGGAAGGCGAGACCATTCTGCAAATGATCCGCCGGATGGAGGCCGAACCGCGTCTCGGCCTGTTGCAGACCCTGCCCAAGGTGATCCGGGCGCGGTCGCGCTTTGGTCGGGCGATGCAATTTGCCGCCTCGTTCTTCTCGCCCGTCTTCGCCCGGGGTCTGGCCATGGTGCAGGGCGAAACCGGCCCGTTCTGGGGGCACAATGCCATCGTGCGCACCCGCGCCTTTGCCGAAAGCTGCGGCCTGCCCGCGCTCAAGGGCAAGCCGCCCTTTGGCGGTCACGTGATGAGCCACGATTACGTCGAAGCCGCGCTGCTGGCGCGGGCGGGCTGGATCGTGCGGCTTGATGACGATCTGGGCGGCAGCTACGAGGAAGGCCCGGAAAACATCGTCGATCACGCCAAGCGCGACCGGCGCTGGTGCCAGGGCAACCTGCAGCACAGCCGGATCATCGGTGCCCCGGGGCTGCGGCTGTGGTCGCGTTTCGTCTTCTCGCAAGGGATCATGGCCTATATCGCGCCCCTGTTCTGGGTGGGGTTCATCCTGGCCTCGATCGCCGCGCCGCTGCTGGCGCCGCCGCCGGATTACTTCCCGACGCCTTACTGGCCGATTCCCTATTTCCCGCCCTCCGAAGCCTCCAAGGCGATCAGCCTTGCCATCGGCATCTTCGGTCTTCTGTTCCTGCCCAAGGTGCTGATCGCCACGCGGATGGCGCTGACGGGTGCGGCAAAAGGTTTCGGGGGGGCGGCGCTCGGCTTTGCGTCGACGCTGTCGGAACTGGCGCTCTCGTCGATCACCGCGCCGGTTCTGCTGATGTATTCGACGCGTTCGGTGCTGCAGGTGGTGATGGGCCGCGACGGTGGCTGGCCCACCAACAACCGCGGCGACGGCACGCTCAGCCTCAAGGACAGCTTCGCCGCCTCGCATTGGATCGTCACCATCGGCCTTGTCGGCCTTATGACGACGTGGTTTTTCGCCCCCGGCCTGCTGTTGTGGCTGCTTCCGGTCGGTCTGCCGATGGTGTTTTCGCCGCTGATCCTGTCCTGGTCCTCGCGGCCCTCGCGGTCACGGCTGATGGGGGTTCCCAGCGAATATGCGAAACCGGCCGTGGTGAAGCTGCATGACGAAGTGCTCAATCGTTGGGCACTTGACGCCGAGACCGAACAGGAACAAGACGCGCGACAACCGAAGAAAGAGTTGTCCGCGCATCATGGCTGA
- a CDS encoding glucan biosynthesis protein → MTRRHLLVTLSSAAILAGTGAVPRSAHAQETTPPAPIDVPAAPPQKPFSFDTLAEEMRALAAAGPDAPMVLPDSFLNQLTYDLYRLIRFDPAKARFADVERTHFQLHAFHMGWLFKEPVLLNEVIGGQTLPMGFDTDDFIYERESRDKVPLHVALPGVAGFRLHTPLNRPDVFDELVAFQGASYFRALGRNSAYGLSARGLAVNTGLSVAEEFPRFTRFWIQRPEPGGETITIWAALESASLTGAYQFVIRPGFETVMEVTARLFFRSDVQQLGIAPLTSMFLFSERNRKDFDDYRPKVHDSDGLGIVRADGDILWRPLANPSRLASSYFSETAPKSFGLYQRDREFDHYQDDAAHYEKRPSCVVEPIGDWGKGVIRLVEIPSDLEVNDNIVAFWIPDAPAKAGESREFSYRLRWGDLEFEDFDDRAHVRETRTGEGGVSGVQNTDGTRKFVIDFVGGLMDSLGHDEAENLTIVANAWNGEIVTKVLSRNTTDGIWRLVMDVKPTGGDTVELAAHIAGYGRKLTETWLYQWIHA, encoded by the coding sequence ATGACCCGCCGCCACCTTCTGGTGACGCTCTCCTCGGCTGCGATCCTGGCCGGGACCGGGGCCGTGCCGCGCAGTGCCCATGCGCAGGAAACCACCCCGCCCGCGCCGATCGACGTGCCCGCTGCGCCGCCGCAAAAGCCCTTCAGCTTCGACACGCTCGCCGAAGAGATGCGCGCCCTGGCCGCCGCCGGTCCCGATGCGCCGATGGTGCTGCCCGACAGCTTCCTCAACCAGCTCACCTACGACCTTTACCGGCTGATCCGCTTCGATCCGGCCAAGGCCCGCTTTGCCGATGTCGAACGCACGCATTTCCAGCTGCATGCCTTCCACATGGGCTGGCTGTTCAAGGAACCCGTTCTGCTGAACGAGGTGATCGGCGGGCAGACGCTGCCGATGGGCTTTGACACCGACGATTTCATCTACGAGCGCGAAAGCCGCGACAAGGTTCCGCTGCATGTGGCGTTGCCGGGCGTCGCCGGGTTCCGCCTGCACACGCCGCTCAACCGCCCCGATGTCTTCGACGAGCTGGTGGCGTTTCAGGGCGCCTCCTATTTCCGCGCCCTTGGCCGCAATTCGGCCTATGGCCTCTCGGCGCGTGGCCTGGCGGTGAACACCGGCCTCTCGGTGGCCGAGGAATTCCCGCGCTTCACCCGCTTCTGGATCCAGCGCCCCGAACCGGGCGGCGAGACGATCACGATCTGGGCGGCGCTGGAAAGCGCCTCGCTGACGGGCGCCTATCAGTTCGTCATCCGTCCGGGCTTCGAGACGGTGATGGAGGTGACGGCCCGGCTCTTCTTCCGGTCCGACGTGCAGCAGCTGGGCATCGCGCCGCTGACTTCGATGTTCCTGTTCTCGGAACGCAACCGCAAGGATTTCGACGATTACCGCCCGAAAGTGCATGACAGCGACGGGCTGGGCATCGTGCGCGCCGATGGCGACATCCTGTGGCGGCCGCTGGCGAATCCGTCGCGGCTGGCCTCGTCCTATTTCTCGGAAACCGCGCCGAAATCCTTCGGGCTTTACCAGCGCGACCGCGAATTCGACCATTATCAGGACGATGCCGCGCATTACGAAAAACGTCCCTCCTGCGTGGTCGAACCGATCGGCGACTGGGGCAAGGGCGTGATCCGTCTGGTCGAGATCCCCTCGGATCTGGAGGTGAACGACAATATCGTCGCCTTCTGGATCCCGGATGCGCCCGCGAAGGCGGGCGAAAGCCGCGAGTTCAGCTATCGGCTGCGCTGGGGCGATCTGGAATTCGAGGATTTCGACGACCGCGCTCATGTCAGGGAAACCCGCACCGGCGAGGGTGGGGTTTCGGGCGTGCAGAACACCGATGGCACGCGCAAGTTCGTGATCGATTTCGTCGGCGGGCTGATGGACAGCCTTGGCCATGACGAGGCCGAGAACCTGACCATCGTCGCCAATGCCTGGAATGGCGAAATCGTGACGAAAGTGCTCTCCCGCAACACCACCGACGGAATCTGGCGTCTTGTCATGGATGTGAAGCCGACCGGGGGTGACACTGTCGAACTGGCTGCCCATATCGCAGGATATGGTCGCAAGCTGACCGAAACCTGGCTCTATCAATGGATCCACGCATGA
- the nhaD gene encoding sodium:proton antiporter NhaD has translation MEQLDLTGSIFGILSVMIFLGAYALVVMEETTHMRKSKPVMLAAGLIWMLIGIAYARHGLSDLAHEKATHIVEEYGELFLFLLVAITYVNTLEERRVFDALRAKLIGMGLSYRKLFWLTGIIAFFLSGILDNLTTALVMGTVVVAVGRAAPKFVMIGCISIVVAANAGGAFTPFGDITTLMVWQKGVIEFFEFFDLFLPSLVNWLVPAAIMSFAIPNEMPARTEDNARMKPGGAMVIVLFGLTIGSAISFKNFLHLPPAMGMMLGLGYLQIYSYFLTRNGRRQHNTELVLDSFKQFERVEWDTLLFFFGIIFAVGGLGVLGYLDMLSVALYDGLGATAANTILGIMSAVVDNIPLMFAVLTMEPDMSHGQWLLITLTCGVGGSLLSIGSAAGVALMGQARGHYSFSGHLKWSWAIALGYFAAIGVHLLLNAHLFEVAVRPH, from the coding sequence ATGGAACAACTCGATCTGACCGGAAGCATCTTCGGCATTCTGTCGGTGATGATCTTCCTTGGCGCTTATGCGCTTGTGGTGATGGAAGAGACCACCCACATGCGCAAGTCGAAGCCGGTGATGCTGGCCGCAGGGCTGATCTGGATGCTGATCGGCATCGCCTATGCCCGCCACGGTCTTTCCGATCTGGCGCATGAAAAGGCCACCCATATCGTCGAGGAATATGGCGAGCTGTTCCTGTTCCTGCTGGTCGCCATCACCTATGTCAACACGCTCGAGGAGCGCCGGGTCTTCGACGCGCTGCGGGCGAAACTGATCGGCATGGGGCTGAGCTATCGCAAGCTGTTCTGGCTGACCGGGATCATCGCCTTCTTCCTCTCGGGCATTCTTGACAACCTGACGACGGCGCTGGTGATGGGAACGGTGGTGGTCGCGGTCGGGCGTGCGGCGCCGAAATTCGTGATGATCGGCTGCATCTCGATCGTGGTTGCGGCGAATGCGGGCGGCGCCTTCACCCCCTTTGGCGACATCACCACGCTGATGGTCTGGCAAAAGGGCGTGATCGAGTTCTTCGAATTCTTCGACCTGTTCCTTCCCTCGCTGGTGAACTGGCTGGTGCCCGCGGCCATCATGTCCTTTGCGATCCCGAACGAGATGCCCGCCCGGACCGAGGACAACGCAAGGATGAAGCCCGGCGGGGCAATGGTGATCGTGCTGTTCGGCCTGACCATCGGTTCTGCGATCAGTTTCAAGAACTTCCTGCATCTGCCCCCGGCGATGGGGATGATGCTGGGGCTGGGCTATCTGCAGATCTATTCCTATTTCCTGACCCGCAACGGGCGGCGCCAGCACAACACCGAGCTGGTTCTGGACAGTTTCAAGCAGTTCGAACGGGTGGAATGGGACACGCTTCTGTTCTTCTTCGGCATCATCTTTGCCGTCGGCGGGCTGGGGGTTCTGGGCTATCTCGACATGCTGTCGGTGGCGCTTTACGACGGGCTTGGCGCGACCGCGGCCAACACCATCCTTGGTATCATGTCGGCGGTGGTCGACAACATCCCGCTGATGTTTGCGGTGTTGACGATGGAGCCCGACATGAGCCACGGGCAATGGCTTCTGATCACGCTGACCTGCGGCGTCGGCGGCTCGCTTTTGTCGATCGGTTCGGCGGCCGGGGTGGCGCTGATGGGGCAGGCGCGGGGGCATTATTCGTTCTCGGGGCATCTGAAATGGAGCTGGGCGATCGCGCTGGGCTATTTCGCCGCGATCGGCGTGCATCTGCTGCTGAACGCGCACCTCTTCGAAGTGGCGGTCCGGCCGCACTGA